One genomic region from Streptomyces sp. NBC_00457 encodes:
- a CDS encoding MFS transporter: MTQILHDAKEPSLPARTRWAILAVVLAADVLDLLDATITNIAAPTITADLGGGAGLIQWLGASYALALGVLLVPGGRLGDKYGRRRLFLIGLTGFVIASLACGLAPTPEFLVVARLAQGAFGALVIPQGFGILGATWPRDQIGKAFSLFGPVMGLSAVGGPILAGFLVDADIAGLGWRTMFLINLLLGGGALLAAVRLLPRDTGDRTVAVDGPGSTLLAAAMLGLLGGLIDGSTNGWTTRPLALLLLGLALFAAFCHRQRTAPNPLLKPSLLRDRGFTSGLTLGIVVFAATAGLLYVISLHLQQGLGRSPAGTALGLIPLSIGIVIASIACYQLIHTLGRRLVLTGLVIILLGCGWLALLTDETGTWPLVPPLLVIGLGMGTCFGTVYDITIGDISTEESGSASGSLSAVQQLANAIGAAAVTTVYFKASGDGDAHATTLSLVVVAAAIAVCLPLVGLLPRKAPAGQGH; encoded by the coding sequence GTGACACAGATACTGCATGACGCAAAGGAACCTTCTCTCCCCGCCCGCACCCGCTGGGCGATCCTCGCCGTCGTCCTCGCCGCCGACGTCCTCGACCTCCTCGACGCCACCATCACCAACATCGCCGCCCCCACCATCACCGCGGACCTCGGCGGCGGCGCCGGCCTGATCCAGTGGCTCGGCGCCTCCTACGCCCTCGCGCTCGGCGTGCTCCTCGTCCCCGGCGGACGGCTGGGCGACAAGTACGGCCGCCGCAGGCTGTTCCTGATCGGCCTCACCGGATTCGTCATCGCATCCCTGGCCTGCGGACTGGCCCCCACCCCGGAGTTCCTGGTCGTCGCCCGCCTCGCCCAGGGCGCGTTCGGCGCGCTCGTCATCCCGCAGGGCTTCGGAATCCTCGGCGCGACCTGGCCCCGCGACCAGATCGGCAAGGCGTTCAGCCTGTTCGGGCCGGTGATGGGCCTGTCCGCGGTCGGCGGCCCGATCCTCGCCGGCTTCCTCGTCGACGCGGACATAGCGGGCCTCGGCTGGCGCACGATGTTCCTGATCAACCTGCTGCTGGGCGGCGGCGCCCTGCTGGCCGCCGTACGCCTGCTGCCCCGCGACACCGGCGACCGCACGGTCGCCGTCGACGGCCCCGGCTCCACCCTCCTCGCAGCCGCGATGCTCGGCCTGCTCGGCGGCCTCATCGACGGGTCCACGAACGGCTGGACCACTCGCCCCCTGGCCCTCCTCCTGCTCGGCCTCGCCCTGTTCGCCGCCTTCTGCCACCGCCAGCGCACGGCCCCGAACCCGCTCCTGAAGCCGTCCCTCCTCCGGGACCGCGGCTTCACCTCGGGCCTGACCCTCGGCATCGTCGTCTTCGCCGCGACCGCGGGACTCCTCTACGTCATCTCCCTCCACCTCCAGCAGGGCCTCGGCCGCTCACCCGCGGGCACCGCACTGGGCCTGATCCCCCTGTCCATCGGGATCGTCATCGCGTCCATCGCCTGCTACCAGCTGATCCACACCCTCGGCCGCCGCCTGGTCCTCACCGGCCTGGTGATCATCCTGCTGGGCTGCGGCTGGCTCGCCCTCCTGACCGACGAGACCGGCACCTGGCCCCTCGTCCCGCCCCTGCTGGTCATCGGCCTCGGCATGGGCACCTGCTTCGGCACGGTCTACGACATCACCATCGGCGACATCTCCACGGAGGAGTCGGGCAGCGCGAGCGGCTCACTGAGCGCGGTGCAGCAGCTGGCCAACGCGATCGGGGCGGCGGCGGTGACGACCGTGTACTTCAAGGCGTCCGGCGACGGCGACGCCCACGCCACCACCCTCAGCCTCGTCGTGGTCGCCGCCGCCATCGCCGTATGCCTGCCCCTTGTGGGGCTGCTGCCGCGCAAGGCGCCTGCGGGGCAAGGGCATTAG
- a CDS encoding GNAT family N-acetyltransferase, translated as MLRGSKVGLRARHEDDVPILQAELADDVANATRATNRPWRPITPGSTESPFVVDDKEQGHVPFSVVELEGDTLIGTATLWGIDTHNRSAHVGLGLLPSARGKGYGTDVVAVLCHYGFVVRSLHRLQIETLSDNVAMLRSAERNGFVREGALRSAAWVMGEFLDEVLLGLLVQEWKPDSKN; from the coding sequence ATGCTCAGAGGCAGCAAGGTGGGGCTCAGGGCCCGGCACGAGGACGACGTCCCGATCCTCCAGGCGGAGCTCGCCGACGACGTGGCCAACGCCACGCGGGCCACAAACAGGCCGTGGCGGCCGATCACGCCCGGCTCGACGGAGTCGCCGTTCGTGGTGGACGACAAGGAACAGGGGCACGTCCCGTTCTCCGTGGTGGAACTGGAGGGCGACACCCTGATCGGCACCGCGACGCTGTGGGGCATCGACACCCACAACCGGTCCGCGCACGTCGGGCTCGGACTGCTGCCGTCCGCCCGCGGCAAGGGCTACGGCACCGACGTCGTCGCGGTGCTGTGCCACTACGGCTTCGTCGTGCGCAGCCTGCACCGGCTGCAGATCGAGACGCTGTCGGACAACGTCGCGATGCTGCGCTCCGCCGAACGCAACGGCTTCGTCCGCGAGGGCGCGCTGCGCTCCGCGGCCTGGGTGATGGGCGAGTTCCTGGACGAGGTGCTGCTCGGGCTCCTCGTCCAGGAGTGGAAGCCGGACTCGAAGAACTAG
- a CDS encoding NADP-dependent oxidoreductase, with protein MRAAVVTTFGGPEAVEVVETEVPEPGARQVRIKVAAAALNPVDAGVRSGVFGGAGERLGFGWDVAGTVDAIGEGSAWSVGDEVVALHHGPVKPLGTHAEYVVVDTDAVAKAPEGVDAVHAATLPLNALAAAQALEFLELTPDQSLLVTGAAGALGGYAIQLAAHRRLSVTALAREKDEELVRSLGAAHFTAGDGDGFDAVLDAAVIGEAALARVRDGGAYMGVIPNAAPASVRGVRVGEVGVLADGARLAELVRLVEEGVLTLRVAETYALDEAAKAHARLAEGGVRGRIVLVP; from the coding sequence ATGCGAGCTGCTGTGGTGACGACGTTCGGCGGACCCGAGGCCGTGGAGGTCGTGGAGACCGAGGTACCGGAGCCGGGTGCGCGGCAGGTGCGGATCAAGGTGGCGGCGGCAGCGCTCAACCCTGTGGACGCGGGCGTGCGCTCGGGTGTCTTCGGTGGCGCGGGTGAGCGGCTCGGCTTCGGCTGGGACGTCGCCGGGACCGTCGACGCGATCGGCGAGGGGAGCGCGTGGAGCGTCGGCGACGAGGTGGTGGCCCTGCACCACGGCCCGGTGAAGCCGCTGGGTACGCACGCCGAGTACGTCGTCGTCGACACGGACGCGGTGGCGAAGGCGCCGGAAGGTGTGGATGCTGTCCACGCCGCGACACTTCCGCTGAACGCCCTGGCCGCCGCACAGGCCCTGGAATTCCTGGAGTTGACGCCGGATCAGTCCCTGCTGGTGACCGGCGCCGCGGGCGCGCTCGGCGGGTATGCGATCCAACTCGCCGCGCACCGGCGGCTGTCGGTGACCGCGCTGGCCCGGGAGAAGGACGAGGAGCTCGTACGGTCCCTGGGGGCGGCCCACTTCACGGCCGGCGACGGGGACGGCTTCGACGCCGTACTCGACGCGGCGGTCATCGGAGAGGCGGCCCTTGCGCGGGTGCGGGACGGGGGCGCGTACATGGGCGTCATCCCGAATGCCGCACCGGCTTCCGTGCGGGGGGTTCGGGTCGGTGAGGTGGGCGTCCTTGCCGATGGGGCGCGGCTGGCGGAGCTGGTCCGGCTGGTGGAGGAGGGGGTGCTGACCCTCCGCGTCGCCGAGACGTACGCGCTGGACGAGGCGGCCAAGGCGCACGCCCGGCTGGCGGAGGGCGGGGTGCGGGGGCGGATCGTGCTGGTTCCTTGA
- a CDS encoding winged helix-turn-helix transcriptional regulator, translated as MATKTAAQRREEARMEYDAFLRGCPTHQLLDRISDKWVCLVLAALSNGPMRYSDLSRKIAGVSPKMLTQTLRSLERDGLVARTVTPSVPVRVDYELTPLGASLSHMLTAVKDWAETHIEQVHEARERYDEESESA; from the coding sequence ATGGCGACCAAGACCGCGGCCCAGCGACGCGAAGAAGCACGCATGGAATACGACGCGTTCCTCCGCGGCTGCCCCACCCACCAGCTCCTCGACCGCATCAGCGACAAGTGGGTCTGCCTGGTCCTCGCCGCCCTCTCCAACGGACCCATGCGCTACAGCGACCTCAGCCGCAAGATCGCCGGAGTGAGCCCCAAGATGCTCACCCAGACCCTGCGCTCACTGGAACGCGACGGCCTCGTCGCCCGCACGGTCACCCCGTCCGTCCCCGTCCGCGTCGACTACGAACTCACCCCGCTCGGCGCCAGCCTGTCCCACATGCTCACCGCGGTGAAGGACTGGGCGGAGACCCACATCGAACAGGTCCACGAGGCACGGGAACGGTACGACGAGGAGAGCGAGAGCGCCTAG
- a CDS encoding MarR family winged helix-turn-helix transcriptional regulator: MTGEGDARARLLEELSAVSRRYMASYALFNQAVADRLGLHPTDLQCLNLLTLEGGPVTTGRIAELTGLTTGSATRLVDRLERAGYVVRERDAGDRRRVLVATVPEKSAEFGRMWERLSGGWSALFDDLDDAELALIIGHMRRTVEFSGEQIARLRAEKA; the protein is encoded by the coding sequence ATGACGGGCGAGGGCGATGCGCGGGCGCGGCTGCTCGAGGAGCTGTCCGCGGTGTCCCGCCGCTATATGGCCTCGTACGCGCTGTTCAATCAGGCCGTCGCCGACCGTCTCGGCCTGCACCCCACCGATCTGCAGTGTCTGAATCTGCTCACGCTGGAGGGCGGTCCGGTGACGACGGGCCGGATCGCGGAGCTGACGGGGCTGACGACCGGGTCGGCGACGCGGCTGGTGGACCGGCTGGAGCGGGCGGGGTACGTGGTCCGGGAGCGGGACGCGGGGGACCGGCGGCGGGTGCTGGTGGCGACCGTGCCGGAGAAGAGTGCCGAGTTCGGGCGGATGTGGGAGCGGCTGAGTGGTGGCTGGTCGGCTCTCTTCGACGATCTGGACGATGCCGAACTCGCCCTGATCATCGGGCATATGAGGCGGACGGTGGAGTTCAGCGGGGAGCAGATCGCGCGGCTGCGGGCCGAGAAGGCCTAA
- a CDS encoding YnfA family protein translates to MLILRSAALFVAAALLEIGGAWLVWQGLREHRGWLWIGGGVLALGAYGFVATFQPDAHFGRILAAYGGIFVAGSIAWGMVADGYRPDRWDIAGALICLAGMAVIMYAPRGE, encoded by the coding sequence ATGCTCATCCTCCGCTCCGCCGCCCTCTTCGTCGCCGCCGCGCTCCTCGAGATCGGCGGCGCCTGGCTGGTCTGGCAGGGCCTGCGCGAGCACCGCGGCTGGCTCTGGATCGGCGGCGGCGTCCTCGCCCTCGGCGCCTACGGCTTCGTCGCCACCTTCCAGCCCGACGCCCACTTCGGCCGCATCCTCGCGGCATACGGCGGCATCTTCGTCGCCGGTTCGATCGCCTGGGGCATGGTCGCCGACGGCTACCGCCCGGACCGCTGGGACATCGCGGGCGCACTGATCTGCCTCGCGGGCATGGCGGTGATCATGTATGCGCCGCGCGGGGAGTGA
- a CDS encoding ester cyclase: MGEARDVMDRLTDAVTGSPDLKALAEIYAEDAVAITPDGGEIHGRDHIVEYWRQMTDAVPDGTFETVYAYEVGDTAIDEGFFSGKNTGPVQLSSGESLPATQKEIRIRGVDFATVRDGRIVSYRLYFDQMEFLEQLGLLPDELSA, from the coding sequence ATGGGTGAGGCTCGTGACGTGATGGACCGGCTGACGGACGCTGTCACCGGTTCGCCGGACCTCAAGGCGCTTGCCGAGATCTATGCGGAGGACGCGGTCGCGATCACGCCGGACGGCGGGGAGATCCACGGGCGTGACCACATCGTCGAGTACTGGCGTCAGATGACGGACGCGGTGCCTGACGGGACGTTCGAGACGGTGTATGCGTACGAGGTCGGGGACACCGCCATCGATGAAGGGTTCTTCAGCGGGAAGAACACCGGTCCTGTTCAGCTGTCGTCCGGGGAGTCTCTGCCTGCGACGCAGAAGGAGATCAGGATCCGCGGGGTGGATTTCGCGACGGTGCGGGACGGCCGGATCGTCAGTTATCGGCTCTACTTCGATCAGATGGAGTTCCTGGAGCAGCTCGGGCTGCTGCCCGACGAGCTGTCGGCCTGA
- a CDS encoding SDR family oxidoreductase codes for MTPAAASRIAVITGASSGIGAATARQLAAAGYRVVLTARRKDRIEALAEEINQSGHSATAYALDVTDRESVDEFASAFQKIGVLINNAGGALGADPVATGDPADWRQMYETNVIGTLNLTQALLPKLEASGDGTVVVISSTAGHATYEGGAGYVAAKHGAHVLAETLRLEIVGRPVRVIEIAPGMVKTDEFALTRFDGDEQKAEKVYEGVAEPLTADDVADTITWTVTRPSHVNIDLLIVRPRAQASNTKVHRES; via the coding sequence ATGACCCCCGCCGCCGCGTCCCGTATCGCCGTCATCACCGGTGCCAGCAGCGGAATCGGCGCCGCGACGGCACGGCAGCTGGCGGCCGCGGGCTACCGCGTCGTCCTCACCGCCCGCCGCAAGGACCGCATCGAGGCACTGGCCGAGGAGATCAACCAGTCAGGCCACTCGGCCACGGCATACGCCCTCGACGTCACGGACCGCGAGTCGGTCGACGAGTTCGCGAGCGCCTTCCAGAAGATCGGCGTCCTCATCAACAACGCGGGCGGCGCACTGGGCGCCGACCCGGTAGCGACCGGCGACCCGGCGGATTGGCGCCAGATGTACGAAACGAACGTCATCGGCACGCTCAACCTCACCCAGGCTCTCCTCCCGAAACTGGAGGCGAGCGGCGACGGTACGGTGGTGGTGATTTCGTCCACGGCAGGCCACGCGACATACGAAGGCGGCGCGGGCTACGTAGCCGCCAAGCACGGCGCCCACGTCCTCGCCGAAACCCTCCGCCTCGAAATCGTCGGCCGCCCGGTCCGCGTCATCGAAATCGCCCCCGGCATGGTCAAGACCGACGAATTCGCCCTGACCCGCTTCGACGGCGACGAGCAGAAGGCGGAAAAGGTCTACGAGGGCGTAGCGGAGCCCCTCACGGCCGACGACGTGGCCGACACGATCACCTGGACGGTAACCCGCCCCAGCCACGTGAACATCGACCTCCTCATCGTCCGCCCCCGCGCCCAGGCCTCCAACACCAAGGTGCACAGGGAGTCGTGA
- a CDS encoding RtcB family protein, with the protein MSYVEMPGAKVPIRMWTDPATVDEGALQQLRNVATLPWIKGLAVMPDVHYGKGATVGSVIAMRGAVCPAAVGVDIGCGMSAVRTSLTANDLPGDLSRLRSKIEQAIPVGRGMHDDPVEPGRFHGFATWGWDDFWGRFDGVAEAVKFRQERATKQMGTLGSGNHFTEVCIGDDGSIWLMLHSGSRNIGKELAEHHIGVAQKLPHNQGLVDRDLAVFVADTPQMAAYRNDLFWAQEYAKYNRSIMMALLKDVIRKEFKKAKPAFEPEISAHHNYVAEERYEGMDLLVTRKGAIRAGSGEYGIIPGSMGTGSYIVKGLGNPLSFNSASHGAGRRMSRNAAKRRFSTKDLEEQTRGVECRKDSGVVDEIPGAYKPIEQVIDQQRDLVEVVAKLKQVVCVKG; encoded by the coding sequence ATGTCGTACGTGGAAATGCCGGGCGCGAAGGTTCCCATCCGCATGTGGACCGACCCGGCGACGGTCGACGAGGGCGCCCTCCAGCAACTGCGGAACGTGGCGACCCTGCCGTGGATCAAGGGGCTGGCGGTCATGCCGGACGTCCACTACGGGAAGGGCGCGACGGTCGGGTCCGTCATCGCGATGCGGGGGGCTGTCTGTCCTGCGGCGGTGGGGGTGGACATCGGGTGCGGGATGTCGGCGGTGCGGACGTCTCTGACGGCGAATGATCTGCCGGGGGATCTGTCTCGGCTGCGGTCGAAGATCGAGCAGGCCATTCCGGTGGGGCGGGGGATGCATGACGATCCCGTGGAGCCGGGGCGGTTCCATGGGTTCGCTACCTGGGGGTGGGATGACTTCTGGGGGCGGTTCGATGGGGTTGCCGAAGCGGTCAAATTCCGTCAGGAACGGGCCACAAAGCAGATGGGAACGCTCGGATCCGGAAATCACTTCACAGAAGTGTGCATAGGTGATGACGGATCGATCTGGCTCATGCTCCACTCCGGATCTCGGAACATCGGCAAGGAGCTGGCCGAGCACCACATCGGCGTGGCCCAGAAGCTTCCGCACAACCAGGGCCTGGTCGACCGTGACCTCGCCGTCTTCGTCGCGGACACCCCGCAGATGGCGGCGTACCGGAACGACCTGTTCTGGGCGCAGGAGTACGCGAAGTACAACCGCTCGATCATGATGGCGCTCCTGAAGGACGTGATCCGAAAGGAGTTCAAGAAGGCCAAGCCGGCCTTCGAGCCCGAGATCAGCGCGCACCACAATTACGTGGCCGAGGAGCGGTACGAGGGCATGGACCTGCTGGTGACCCGCAAGGGCGCGATCCGGGCCGGCTCTGGTGAGTACGGGATCATCCCGGGCTCGATGGGCACGGGTTCGTACATCGTGAAGGGCCTCGGAAACCCGCTGTCCTTCAACTCGGCCTCGCACGGCGCCGGTCGGCGCATGAGCCGCAACGCGGCCAAGCGGCGCTTCTCGACCAAGGACCTCGAGGAGCAGACGCGGGGCGTGGAGTGCCGTAAGGACTCCGGCGTTGTGGATGAGATTCCGGGTGCGTATAAGCCGATCGAGCAGGTCATCGATCAGCAGCGGGACCTCGTCGAGGTGGTGGCGAAGCTCAAGCAGGTCGTCTGTGTGAAGGGCTGA
- a CDS encoding DUF3558 domain-containing protein, with product MQRKAYVSGVAALLAALLAGCTGGSDDGGPTDNSNPGDTGNAAAEAQPGRYRTLPEPCGAVSQETLNSLLPGIRQLTDEEQRENAYAGNPTQTFDTDRKVGCRWKVESTEATDHLLVDFERVVSYDNAVSDDSEAESLFATREEAADLPEPTVSATASTSESESGSEDAEADAESASPSDSASQSTSPSTASPSGSSTADPSSSPSATPSDLQPRLLDGLGDEAFLDDMLSSAGSTARQRTVTVAFRTSNVIVTIQYEEQPATVGTVPDSKEMQDRAQKLASQLADSLAD from the coding sequence GTGCAGCGGAAGGCTTACGTATCCGGCGTCGCGGCGCTCCTCGCGGCGCTGTTGGCCGGCTGCACCGGCGGCTCGGACGACGGCGGCCCGACGGACAACTCCAACCCGGGCGACACGGGCAACGCGGCGGCCGAGGCCCAGCCGGGCCGCTACCGCACGCTCCCGGAGCCGTGCGGCGCCGTGAGTCAGGAGACCCTCAACTCGCTGCTCCCCGGCATCAGGCAGCTGACGGACGAGGAGCAGCGCGAGAACGCCTACGCGGGCAACCCCACGCAGACGTTCGACACGGACCGCAAGGTCGGCTGCCGCTGGAAGGTCGAGTCGACGGAGGCCACGGACCACCTGCTCGTCGACTTCGAGCGCGTGGTGTCGTACGACAACGCCGTCAGCGACGACAGCGAGGCGGAGTCGCTGTTCGCGACGAGGGAGGAGGCGGCCGACCTCCCCGAGCCGACGGTCTCGGCCACGGCGTCCACGTCGGAATCGGAGTCGGGGTCGGAGGACGCAGAGGCGGACGCGGAGTCGGCGTCACCGTCCGACTCCGCATCCCAGTCCACGTCCCCCTCCACCGCGTCCCCCTCCGGCTCCTCCACCGCCGACCCCAGCTCCTCCCCCTCCGCCACCCCGTCCGACCTCCAGCCCCGCCTCCTCGACGGTCTCGGCGACGAGGCGTTCCTGGACGACATGCTGAGCAGCGCCGGTTCGACGGCTCGGCAGCGCACGGTGACTGTGGCGTTCCGCACGTCGAATGTGATCGTGACGATCCAGTACGAGGAGCAGCCGGCGACGGTCGGCACCGTGCCGGACAGCAAGGAAATGCAGGACAGGGCGCAGAAGTTGGCTTCTCAGCTGGCGGACTCGCTGGCCGACTAG